CGCCCGCCGCATGGCCCGGATGTACTGCCGGGTGCCGAGGAGGCGCATCAGCTCTGCGGCGGGCCGCCCCAGCCGGTAAACCCAGTTGGCAGGCTGGCTGACGGCCCGCAGGGTGAAGGTCACGCGGTCATCTTCGTGCCACTCGATCAAAAACAATTCCTCGCCGCGCTCCGGGTGGCCGGGCAGCGAGCCGTAGGCGAAACCCGTGCGCCGCTCGTCATCCAGCACGCGCACGATGCGGCAACCGAAGGCCAGGCACCAGCCTGCCAGACACAGCAGCACAAGGACAGTTTGACCCTCAGCGGGCGGCCCGCCACCAGGATAAAGCCTGAGCCAGCGCGATTGATGGGTCTGCCAGCCGCGCAGGGCGGCGCGGGCCTGCTGAAACGTCCGTTCGCCGCTGCCGAGCACAACCCGGTGCTGTTCCATGTGCGGCGTCGGCTCCAGCGTCACACCGAGTCTGGAGTAGGTCGGATTCAAACGGCTGACGCGCTCAAGCACGCGGCTGAAGGCAGCAGGGCTGTGGTAAGCAAGCTGCATCCTACCCCTGCCGCTCCATGAGTTCCCTGAGCTGAAACTCGTGGCGAATCGGGTGCATCACTGCGTGTTCCAGCATGGCGTCCACCCAGTAGGGCATTCCGGCGAAGTACAGTTCCGGGTCGGGTTCTATCTGGGCGTCCGTGACATCTGCCAACGGCAAGCGCCAGCGCTCCAGCAGGTGTTCGAGATAGCGGTCTGCTTGCCCGGCCAGCACTTCCATGTCCGGCACTGGACCAATCTGAGGGGCGGGCAAGCTGAGGTTGTGGCAAATCCTGAATATGTAAATTCTCGCCGAGTGGAGAAGATGGTGCAGCAGGGCGTCCAGCGAGCGGTAATCCTCGCTCTTCGTCTCCGGGAGATGGAGATTCGCCGCTTTCGCCTGCTTCCAGACATCTACACATTGCCGCAGGTGCTGGTCGTGCAGCAACACCAACGCTCTCGCCCCGCGCGATCTGGAGTGGTTCAGCTCACCCGATCTCTCACCTGGCATGCCCGAACCGTAGCACCCCGAATCTGATGATCACTCAGGCACTCACCCATTCCCGCAACAGCTTCTCCAGGTGCTGATCGTCCAGTTCGTCGTGCTCGGCCAGCGCTTTGATGTGGTCGGTGACGCGCCTGAGTGCCTCCTCGCCGTAATGCAGACCCATTTCGCGGGCTTTATAGGCAATGGCGTGCTTGCCGGTCACCTTGCTGGCCGCCTGAATGCGCCGCCCCACCCCGAACACCTGCGGCGGAATCGCCTCGTAAGCGCCAGGATTGAGATAAATCGCTTTGAGGTGCATTCCGGCCTTATGGTTGTAGGCAAACTCACCCGTCAGGTAATTGTTCCAGGGAATCGGCAGGCCCACCATCCGGGCGATCATGTTGTCCAGTTCCGGCAGCATTTCCAGGTGGTACTTGTCCATCAGACCCTGCGGGTCAAAGGTGAACATCCGCGCCAGCAGCCCGCCCAGCGGTGTGATGCCGTTGCGCTCGCCGATGCCCAGGATGGTGGTGTCGATGTGGGTGGCCCCGGCCTCGATGGCCTCGTAGGCGTTGCTGACCGCGCAGCCGGTGTCGTTGTGGCCGTGAAACTCGATGCCGCACTCGGCATGAATGACCTTGCGGACTTCGCGCACCAGGGTATAGACCTGCCTCGGCGTGGCGACGCCCACCGTGTCGGCCAGGCCCACCCTATGCACACCCAGGTCGCTGACGGCCTTGTAAACGGCCATCAGATCGGCTTCTTCCGAGCGGAAGGTGTCCTCGGCGGAGAAGCGCAGCTCCAGATTCGGATGATGCTCTTTAATCCAGCCGATGACCTTCTGGGCCGACTCAATGATCTGGCCGATGCTCTTGCCGTGGCTGAACTCGCGCAGAAAGCTGGAGGTGCCGAACAGCAGGTCCAGGCCGTCCACGCCGGTATCCACTGCCCGCTGAACGTCTTCCATCGCGCAGCGGACGTGCGTCAGCAGTTTGGCGTTCAGGTTCAGGTCGGCCAGTTGCCGGATGTCTGAGGCGGTCTGGGCGCTCACCATCGGAGTCGTCAGCTCGATGTACTCGGCTCCGAAGGCGTCCAGGGCGCGGGCCACCTCGATCTTGTCGCCGGTCTTGAAATTGCCACGTGCGAACTGCTCGCCCTCACGCAAGGTGGAATCGATGATGGCCCAGGAGCGGGCTGGAATCGGCGGCGCGGCGATCTGCTGGGCCTGGCTGTGTGGCGGGAAATCGGTGGCGGTCATAGGCCAAGTCTAGCGTCCTCTATTTGCGAATGTCAATTTATATGGGCACTTGACCTGCCGTTTGAAAAGTCCTTGACAAATTATGACAAATATTGGAGGTTCACTCACCTGGAAGGAGTCGGGCGGGCTTAAAACAGAGGCCATGACCAATTCCAATTCCAACACCCTCCATCAGCGCCCACTGGGGCGCACCGGCCTGAGCGTCAGCGAGATCGGCTACGGCGCGTGGGGCATCAGTGGCAAACAGTGGATCGGTGCGGACGACAGCGAGAGCACCCGCGCCTTGGAGCGCTACATCACACTTGGGGGCAATTTCATCGACACGGCCCTCGCCTACGGTGAAGGTCACTCTGAGAAGCTGGTCGGCGAGGTGGCCCGCGCACATCCCGGCACGCTGGTCGCCACCAAGATTCCGCCCAAGAACGGCAAATGGCCCGCCGAACCCGGCAGCCACGCCGACGACGCTTTTCCTGCCGAGTACATCGTGGCCTGCACCGAGACCAGCCTGCGCAACCTGGGGATGGACAGTGTGGACGTGCAGCAGTTTCACGTCTGGAACGACTCGTGGCTGGGTGAGGGCAGCTGGCGTGAGGGCGTGGAGCAGCTTAAGCGTGATGGGTGGGTCAAGCACTTCGGTATCTCCATCAACGACCACCAGCCGGAGAACGCCATCAAGGCCATTGAGGACGGCTGGGTGGAAACGGTGCAGGTCATCTACAACGTCTTCGACCAGACGCCCGCTGACCGACTGCTGGACGTGTGCCAGCAGCACGGCGTCGGCGTAATCGTGCGGGTGGCGCTCGACGAGGGGGCGCTCAGCGGCAACGTGACGCCCGAGACCCGGTTTCCCGAGAGCGATTTCCGCAACCACTATTTCAGGGGCGAGCGTAAAACAGAGTTACAGCCGCACCTGCGGGCCATCGAACAGGCGCTGGGCATCAGCACCGCCGGGGTGCCGGAAAAGGCCCTGCGTTTTGTGCTGAGTCACTCGGCGGTCAGCACCGTGATCGTGGGTATGCGCTCGGTGAAAAATGTGGAACGCAACGCCGCGCTGGCTGATGGTCAGGGGCTACCTGCCGATCAGATGGAGAAGCTGCGCGGCCAGCGCTGGGACAAGAACTGGTACAAATAAGCGTTGAGTTCAATCCACAAGAGAAGGGCCGGGCTGGGATCTCATGCTGCCCGGCTCCCTTCTTCTCTCACCAGCCACGAGCCCTCACAGCAGCATCTGGGCGTCCTCGGCCTTTCTCAGCGGCAGGTAGTGCGGCTGCCAGAAGCGGCGCTGCACGAAGGTGGCCAGCTCGTCATCGGTGAGATTGCGGACCCGTTTCTCGGCGGCCACGCCCTCGAAGATGGCCTGCCGCGCCACCCGCACCGCCACCTTGAGTGACACGTCGCGGATGCACGAGATCGGTGGGTACACCAGGCCGCCGTGCTGGGCCGTCTCGTCGGCCAGCGTCTCGGCGGCGGCCATGATCATGCCGTCGGTGATCTCGCGGGCGCGGCTGATGATTGCCCCGAAACCCAGTCCCGGAAAAATGAAGGCGTTGTTGCCCTGACCGATGGGATACGTCACGCCGTCCAGTACCACGTCTGCAAACGGACTGCCCGAAGCGACGATGGCTTCACCAGTGGTCCAGCGCAGCACATCGGCGGGCTGGGCCTCCACGTTGGCGGTGGGGTTTGACAGCGGAAACACGATGGGCCGCGCGGCGTTGGCGTGCAGCGCCTCCACGATGGGCTGGCTGAACAGGTTCGGAACGCCCGACAGACCGAGCAGGGCGGTGGCCCCACTGTACTTGACCGTCTCGTAGAGGCTGGGCCACTCGCCCGCCGCCAGACGCTCTGAGCTGATCCAGCCCTCCACGTCGGCGGGCGTCTTGGCAAAGCTGAGCTGGTGGTCTTCCAGGTTCTGCCCGTGCATCAGCAGGCCGAAGCGGTCCACCACGTACACGCGGGCGGAGGCTTCGGCAGGACTCAGGCCCGCCCGCATCAGGCCACTGCGGATCATGCCCGCCACACCGATGCCGCCCGCGCCCGCGCCGACCACCACGAACACCTGCTCCTGCAAGGTCTCGTTCTTGAGCCGGGCCGCGCTGATCAGGCCCGATAAGGCCATCGCCCCGGTGCCCTGGATGTCGTCGTTGAAGCTGGGAATCACCTTGCGGTAGCGGCCCAGCACATGAAAGGCCGTGCCGCGCGCGAAATCCTCCCACTGGATGATGACCTTGGGATAGCGGGCCTGAGCGGCTTCCACGAAGCTGTCCAGAAACTCGTCGTAGGCGGCCCCGGTCAGCCGGGTGTGGTGAACGCCCAGGTAGAGTGGATCGTCGATCAGATCCTGGCGGTTGGTGCCCACGTCCAGCTCGACGGGCAGGGTCTTGTCGGGGCCGACGCCGCCCGCCGCCGTATATAAGCTCAGCTTGCCAATCGAGATGGCCATACCGCCGAAGCCCTGATCCCCGATGCCCAGAATGGCGCTGGAATCGGTGGCGACGATCATCCGCACATCGTCCAGCGGCACATTGCCCAGCATCTCGTCCACCCGGTCGACGTCCAATGTGCTGACCGACAGCCCGCGCGGGTAGCGGTAGATGTGCGAGAAGACCCGCACCGCCTCGCCCACGGTGGGGGTATACAGAATCGGCAGCAACTCTTCGAGGTGGTCGGCCATGATGCCGTAGAACAGCACTTCGTTGCGGTCTTGCAGGGCGCGCATGAATTCGTGCTTGTCGAGGTCGGTGACCTGCTGGAGATAGCGCTGGAAGGTGCGCTGCTTTTGCTCCTCGAAGGTGGAGGTATGCGGCGGCACCAGCCCTTCCAGGTTCAGGAAGCGCCGTTCCTCGGGCGTGAAGCCGGTGGATTTGTTGAGCAGCGGAATGTGCAGCAGCGAGAATCCGGTGACTTTCACGCTGAGATAGCGGTGTCCGTCGGAGCCGCGTTTGACATCGTAATAACGGGAGATCTGAGCCATACGTCAGTGTAGCCGACGAAAGCGCTTAGCTGGCTAAATAAACTTGTTTGCCGCTCAATTTGGCCTGTCTCAGGCGTCCAGCACAGCCGTTTCAGTATCGTGCAGGCGCTCCACGTCCACGTAGAGGTCGCCGCGTGGGGTGCGGCGGTAGAGGTCGGCGAAGCGGGCGTTCCAGCGCAGTTCGTGCGGTTTGTAGCTGCTGCGGGCATGGATGGTCTGCTGCACTGCCTCGTCGGTGGCGTTGAAGATCACCATGATCTCGGCGTCACTTTCTCCGAGTTGCTGAGGCGTGGCCTGCCAGTAGGGACTCTGCGGCGTGATCGGATGCACGATGGTCCAGGCCAGTGGCAAGAGCGTAACCTGCGAGCGCTCCAGCGTCAGCGCCGTGAAGCGCCGCACCCGCCGTCCGTCCGCCAGGACCTCGAACTGGGTATGTACCGCCTCTATGCGGGCATTCATGAGCTGGCTGCGCCGCCCGTTGACCAGCCGGAACATCAGCGCCGTGCTGCCCTGAAACGGCGCGATGACCGCGTGGCGGCTGAACAGGATGCGGCTCTGCGGCCTGGAGAAGCGGGCAAACAGTACCCCAGTCGCCAGCGCCACGCCCAGCAAGCTGACGAAGGCTTCGAGCGTGACCACCGTATTGGCCGCCGTTGTCAGCGGGTAGACGTGGCCGTAG
This portion of the Deinococcus rubellus genome encodes:
- a CDS encoding DUF1990 family protein, which codes for MQLAYHSPAAFSRVLERVSRLNPTYSRLGVTLEPTPHMEQHRVVLGSGERTFQQARAALRGWQTHQSRWLRLYPGGGPPAEGQTVLVLLCLAGWCLAFGCRIVRVLDDERRTGFAYGSLPGHPERGEELFLIEWHEDDRVTFTLRAVSQPANWVYRLGRPAAELMRLLGTRQYIRAMRRAATGTILSR
- the lysS gene encoding homocitrate synthase — encoded protein: MTATDFPPHSQAQQIAAPPIPARSWAIIDSTLREGEQFARGNFKTGDKIEVARALDAFGAEYIELTTPMVSAQTASDIRQLADLNLNAKLLTHVRCAMEDVQRAVDTGVDGLDLLFGTSSFLREFSHGKSIGQIIESAQKVIGWIKEHHPNLELRFSAEDTFRSEEADLMAVYKAVSDLGVHRVGLADTVGVATPRQVYTLVREVRKVIHAECGIEFHGHNDTGCAVSNAYEAIEAGATHIDTTILGIGERNGITPLGGLLARMFTFDPQGLMDKYHLEMLPELDNMIARMVGLPIPWNNYLTGEFAYNHKAGMHLKAIYLNPGAYEAIPPQVFGVGRRIQAASKVTGKHAIAYKAREMGLHYGEEALRRVTDHIKALAEHDELDDQHLEKLLREWVSA
- a CDS encoding aldo/keto reductase, with amino-acid sequence MTNSNSNTLHQRPLGRTGLSVSEIGYGAWGISGKQWIGADDSESTRALERYITLGGNFIDTALAYGEGHSEKLVGEVARAHPGTLVATKIPPKNGKWPAEPGSHADDAFPAEYIVACTETSLRNLGMDSVDVQQFHVWNDSWLGEGSWREGVEQLKRDGWVKHFGISINDHQPENAIKAIEDGWVETVQVIYNVFDQTPADRLLDVCQQHGVGVIVRVALDEGALSGNVTPETRFPESDFRNHYFRGERKTELQPHLRAIEQALGISTAGVPEKALRFVLSHSAVSTVIVGMRSVKNVERNAALADGQGLPADQMEKLRGQRWDKNWYK
- a CDS encoding NAD-dependent malic enzyme, whose product is MAQISRYYDVKRGSDGHRYLSVKVTGFSLLHIPLLNKSTGFTPEERRFLNLEGLVPPHTSTFEEQKQRTFQRYLQQVTDLDKHEFMRALQDRNEVLFYGIMADHLEELLPILYTPTVGEAVRVFSHIYRYPRGLSVSTLDVDRVDEMLGNVPLDDVRMIVATDSSAILGIGDQGFGGMAISIGKLSLYTAAGGVGPDKTLPVELDVGTNRQDLIDDPLYLGVHHTRLTGAAYDEFLDSFVEAAQARYPKVIIQWEDFARGTAFHVLGRYRKVIPSFNDDIQGTGAMALSGLISAARLKNETLQEQVFVVVGAGAGGIGVAGMIRSGLMRAGLSPAEASARVYVVDRFGLLMHGQNLEDHQLSFAKTPADVEGWISSERLAAGEWPSLYETVKYSGATALLGLSGVPNLFSQPIVEALHANAARPIVFPLSNPTANVEAQPADVLRWTTGEAIVASGSPFADVVLDGVTYPIGQGNNAFIFPGLGFGAIISRAREITDGMIMAAAETLADETAQHGGLVYPPISCIRDVSLKVAVRVARQAIFEGVAAEKRVRNLTDDELATFVQRRFWQPHYLPLRKAEDAQMLL
- a CDS encoding ion channel, whose amino-acid sequence is MTVPDHASPASPAETPAAPPHDLGLGRILAEQSGERFLNKDGSFNVQRQGMGWQSISVYGSLLTVPWWLFFLAMGGLYLLLNALFGLIYYVLGSGALSEEPLAGMQRSLACFFFSVQTFGTIGYGHVYPLTTAANTVVTLEAFVSLLGVALATGVLFARFSRPQSRILFSRHAVIAPFQGSTALMFRLVNGRRSQLMNARIEAVHTQFEVLADGRRVRRFTALTLERSQVTLLPLAWTIVHPITPQSPYWQATPQQLGESDAEIMVIFNATDEAVQQTIHARSSYKPHELRWNARFADLYRRTPRGDLYVDVERLHDTETAVLDA